Proteins from a genomic interval of Luteibacter pinisoli:
- the ccmA gene encoding heme ABC exporter ATP-binding protein CcmA — protein MRPAASPLLEARALSFFRQDEPVFGPVDFALHGGEIALVEGDNGSGKTTLMRVLTGMLRAGEGEVLLDGATFSLDTMAGAVVFLGHQLGLKFDLSARENLAVSAGLYGMRDGITIDTALADVGLAGFEDEPAGRLSAGQKKRAALARLLLLPARVWLLDEPYANLDREGIALVNRLLHEHAVRGGAALVTSHGAVTFAGDEPRRIRLHA, from the coding sequence ATGAGGCCTGCCGCCTCGCCCCTGCTCGAGGCCCGTGCCCTGAGCTTCTTCCGCCAGGACGAGCCCGTGTTCGGGCCGGTGGATTTCGCCCTGCATGGCGGCGAAATCGCGCTGGTGGAAGGCGATAACGGCAGCGGCAAGACCACGCTGATGCGCGTGCTCACCGGCATGCTCCGCGCCGGCGAAGGCGAGGTGCTGCTGGACGGCGCGACGTTTTCGCTGGATACGATGGCCGGCGCCGTCGTCTTCCTCGGCCATCAGCTGGGCCTGAAATTCGATCTCTCGGCCCGCGAAAACCTCGCGGTATCCGCGGGCCTGTACGGGATGCGCGATGGGATCACCATCGACACCGCGCTGGCTGACGTGGGCCTGGCCGGCTTCGAGGATGAGCCCGCCGGCCGCCTCTCCGCCGGCCAGAAAAAGCGCGCCGCGCTGGCCCGCCTGCTTCTGCTGCCGGCCCGCGTGTGGCTGCTGGACGAACCCTACGCCAACCTCGACCGCGAAGGCATCGCCCTGGTCAACCGCCTGCTGCACGAGCACGCCGTGCGCGGTGGCGCCGCCCTGGTCACCAGCCACGGCGCGGTCACCTTCGCCGGCGACGAACCCCGCCGCATCCGGTTGCACGCATGA
- the ccmB gene encoding heme exporter protein CcmB — protein MTPGSTPAACAALLRRDLTLAWRRRGDIAMPVLYAVIVVTLFPFALGPDAALLERIAGGVVFVTVLLAMLLSLDGLFRPDIDDGSMEQLMLAPQPLALLVGMKILAHWLTAALPLIVIAPVLAGMLHLPGPPMAVLVLALGLSTPLLSLLGAVLVALTAGTKRSGMLLALMLLPLCVPVVIFAAGAVAAAQDGLPWIAPIAWLGAGLVLSVVLAPLACAAALRIAMES, from the coding sequence ATGACGCCCGGCAGTACACCCGCCGCCTGCGCCGCGCTGCTGCGCCGCGACCTCACGCTGGCCTGGCGCCGCCGTGGCGATATCGCCATGCCGGTGCTGTACGCCGTCATCGTCGTGACCCTGTTCCCGTTTGCGCTGGGCCCCGACGCCGCACTGCTTGAACGCATCGCCGGCGGCGTGGTGTTCGTCACCGTGCTGCTGGCGATGCTGCTGTCGCTGGATGGCCTGTTCCGGCCCGATATCGACGACGGCTCGATGGAACAGCTGATGCTGGCGCCGCAGCCGCTTGCCCTGCTCGTCGGCATGAAGATCCTGGCGCACTGGCTCACCGCCGCGCTGCCGCTCATCGTCATCGCCCCCGTGCTGGCCGGCATGCTGCACCTGCCCGGGCCGCCCATGGCGGTGCTGGTGCTCGCCCTCGGATTGTCCACGCCACTGCTGAGCCTGCTTGGCGCGGTACTGGTGGCACTGACGGCCGGGACAAAGCGCTCTGGTATGCTTCTGGCGCTTATGTTGCTGCCGTTGTGTGTCCCCGTGGTGATCTTCGCCGCCGGGGCCGTGGCCGCCGCGCAGGACGGCCTGCCCTGGATCGCGCCCATCGCGTGGCTGGGCGCTGGCCTGGTGTTGTCGGTGGTGCTTGCACCGCTGGCCTGCGCCGCCGCCCTGCGCATCGCCATGGAATCATGA